The Natronocella acetinitrilica genome has a segment encoding these proteins:
- the dnaE gene encoding DNA polymerase III subunit alpha: MTQNSKGFVHLNLHTEFSLVDGIVRIKPLIGAVAEAGMPAVAMTDHVNLYGMVKFYRAAMAAGVKPIVGSELWLQEAVDFAEGPSRFIVLVRTTHGYTTLTRLISRAYMEGQQGDRPVIRRDWIEADHEGLIVLSGGRDGDVGRALLAGDTGQARARLQWWLKLFPDSYYLELQRCGRPGDEDHLHAAVALANAESVPVVATNAVRFLKAEDFEAHEARVCIHQSRTLDDARRPRDYSEEQYLRTPDEMIELFSDVPEAIDNTLEIARRCNLDITLGENFLPDFPIPDGMTIDDFLRRESRLGLERRLERLLPAEAPDREQRCTVYRERLERELDVIIQMGFPGYFLIVADFIRWAKDNGIPVGPGRGSGAGSLVAYALDITDLDPLRYDLLFERFLNPERVSMPDFDVDFCMEGRDRVIDYVAAKYGREKVSQIATHGTMAARAVVRDVGRVLGHPYGFVDRIAKLIPFEIGMTLDKALKQEAELREQYESDEEISTLLDLGRKLEGVARNVGKHAGGVVIAPSELTDFSPLYCEPGGTSLATHYDKDDVESVGLVKFDFLGLRTLTIIDWTVKAINVIRGERNEQPLVIEDIPLEDRPTFELLKRCQTTAVFQLESRGMKDLIKRLQPDSFEDIIALVALFRPGPLQSGMVDDFIDRKQGRAKLAYPTPELHHVDLEPVLKPTYGVILYQEQVQRIAQVLAGYSLGGADLLRRAMGKKKPEEMAKQRQIFLDGAMANGLSAEHAGGIFDLMEKFAGYGFNKSHSAAYALLSYQTAWLKAHYPAPFMAAVLSSDMDHTDKVVTLIEECRDMGLEVLPPDVNRSGYKFRAADETTIVYGLGAVKGVGQGAIDSMVEEREANGPYQDVRDLCRRVDSRRINRRVLEALVRAGCLDSIGHNRASLMAAIPDALRAAEQQSRNAEVGQNDLFGTLDAAADDSLLPSASDPEHPEWPEEERLQAEKETLGLYLTGHPISRYEAELEKVVTARINALAGGNGGQPGQDGGRGRGERKVVAAGLVMSIRTRNTQSGDRIAFLVLDDRTGRIEVSLFTEAYRQYGRLLGKDQLVVVEGALGYDDFNDGWRINAERVLDIGDVREAYARRLVMKLGHQRLGNGALDHLQQTLAPFRDGRCPVWLEYSGDDADAVLRFGESWRVRPTDELLQRLTALTGDGAVRVEY; encoded by the coding sequence ATGACACAGAACAGCAAGGGCTTCGTTCACCTCAACCTGCATACCGAGTTCTCGCTGGTGGACGGCATCGTGCGTATCAAGCCGTTGATCGGGGCGGTTGCGGAGGCGGGTATGCCCGCCGTCGCCATGACCGACCACGTCAATCTGTACGGTATGGTCAAGTTCTATCGCGCAGCCATGGCCGCTGGCGTGAAGCCCATCGTTGGTTCCGAGCTGTGGCTGCAAGAAGCTGTCGATTTCGCTGAAGGGCCGTCAAGATTCATCGTCCTGGTACGCACCACACATGGCTACACAACCCTCACCCGGTTGATCTCCCGGGCCTATATGGAAGGCCAGCAGGGTGATCGACCGGTGATCCGGCGAGACTGGATCGAAGCCGATCATGAAGGCCTGATCGTGCTCTCCGGCGGCCGGGACGGCGATGTCGGCCGCGCCTTGCTGGCCGGTGATACGGGCCAGGCGCGGGCGCGATTGCAGTGGTGGCTGAAACTGTTTCCGGACAGCTATTACCTGGAGCTGCAACGCTGTGGCCGCCCCGGAGATGAAGACCACCTGCATGCGGCCGTGGCACTGGCCAACGCGGAGTCCGTACCCGTGGTTGCCACCAACGCCGTGCGCTTCCTCAAGGCTGAGGATTTCGAAGCCCACGAGGCCCGCGTCTGCATCCACCAGAGCCGCACCCTGGACGATGCACGCCGACCGCGGGACTACTCGGAAGAGCAGTATCTGCGCACACCGGATGAGATGATCGAGCTGTTCTCCGATGTGCCGGAGGCAATCGACAATACCCTGGAAATTGCACGCCGCTGTAACCTGGACATCACCCTGGGCGAGAACTTCCTGCCGGACTTCCCGATTCCGGATGGCATGACCATTGATGATTTCCTGCGGCGGGAATCCCGGCTCGGGCTTGAGCGTCGGCTCGAGCGCCTGCTGCCCGCCGAGGCGCCGGATCGCGAGCAGCGTTGTACCGTATACCGGGAACGTCTCGAACGGGAACTCGACGTCATCATCCAGATGGGCTTCCCGGGCTACTTCCTGATCGTCGCGGACTTCATTCGCTGGGCCAAGGATAACGGCATTCCCGTGGGGCCTGGCCGGGGTTCCGGCGCGGGTTCCCTGGTGGCTTATGCCTTGGACATAACTGACCTGGATCCATTGCGTTACGACCTGCTGTTCGAGCGGTTTCTTAACCCGGAACGGGTCTCCATGCCGGATTTCGATGTGGATTTCTGCATGGAAGGCCGCGACCGGGTCATCGATTATGTCGCCGCCAAGTACGGTCGGGAAAAGGTCTCGCAGATCGCCACCCACGGCACCATGGCGGCCCGTGCCGTGGTGCGGGATGTGGGGCGCGTCCTGGGGCACCCCTATGGTTTCGTTGATCGCATTGCCAAGCTGATTCCCTTCGAAATAGGCATGACGCTGGACAAGGCGCTGAAGCAGGAGGCGGAGCTTCGCGAGCAGTACGAATCCGACGAAGAGATCTCCACCTTGCTGGACCTGGGGCGCAAGCTCGAAGGGGTGGCAAGGAACGTCGGCAAGCATGCCGGGGGCGTGGTGATCGCGCCCTCCGAATTGACGGATTTCTCCCCGCTCTACTGCGAGCCCGGGGGCACGTCGCTGGCCACCCATTACGACAAGGATGACGTGGAGTCCGTTGGCCTGGTGAAGTTCGACTTTCTGGGCCTGCGCACGCTGACCATCATCGACTGGACGGTGAAGGCCATCAACGTGATTCGTGGCGAGCGCAACGAGCAGCCTCTGGTCATCGAGGATATCCCCCTCGAGGACCGGCCCACCTTCGAGTTGCTGAAGCGCTGCCAGACCACGGCGGTGTTCCAGCTCGAATCCCGGGGCATGAAGGATCTGATCAAGCGCCTGCAGCCCGACAGCTTCGAGGACATTATCGCCCTGGTGGCGCTGTTCCGTCCCGGGCCGCTGCAATCCGGCATGGTGGACGACTTCATCGACCGCAAGCAGGGCAGGGCGAAGCTCGCCTACCCGACCCCGGAATTGCATCATGTCGACCTCGAACCCGTGCTCAAGCCAACCTATGGCGTGATCCTCTACCAGGAGCAGGTACAGCGGATCGCCCAGGTGCTGGCCGGCTACTCCCTAGGCGGGGCGGACCTTCTGCGACGGGCCATGGGCAAGAAAAAGCCCGAGGAGATGGCCAAGCAACGGCAGATTTTCCTCGACGGGGCCATGGCCAATGGGCTCAGCGCCGAACATGCCGGCGGCATCTTCGATCTCATGGAGAAGTTCGCAGGCTACGGCTTCAACAAGTCCCATTCCGCCGCCTACGCGCTGCTGTCCTACCAGACGGCCTGGCTGAAGGCGCACTATCCGGCGCCCTTCATGGCCGCCGTGTTGTCCTCGGACATGGACCACACTGACAAGGTGGTGACCCTCATCGAGGAGTGCCGGGACATGGGGCTGGAGGTCCTGCCGCCCGATGTGAACCGCAGCGGCTACAAGTTCCGGGCCGCGGACGAGACCACCATCGTCTATGGCCTTGGCGCCGTGAAAGGCGTGGGGCAGGGTGCCATCGACTCCATGGTGGAGGAACGCGAGGCCAACGGCCCCTATCAGGATGTGCGGGATCTCTGCCGGCGCGTGGACAGCCGCCGCATCAATCGTCGCGTGCTCGAGGCGCTGGTGCGTGCCGGCTGCCTGGACAGTATCGGTCATAACCGTGCGTCCCTGATGGCGGCGATTCCCGATGCCCTGCGTGCAGCGGAGCAGCAGTCAAGAAACGCGGAAGTGGGGCAGAACGATCTGTTCGGCACTCTCGACGCCGCGGCGGACGACAGCCTGCTTCCCAGTGCCAGCGATCCCGAGCATCCGGAGTGGCCCGAGGAAGAGCGCCTGCAGGCGGAGAAAGAAACCCTGGGGCTTTATCTCACGGGGCATCCCATCAGCCGCTACGAGGCCGAGCTGGAAAAGGTCGTGACCGCACGGATCAATGCGCTGGCCGGCGGTAACGGCGGTCAGCCTGGTCAGGATGGCGGCCGGGGGCGTGGCGAGCGGAAGGTTGTGGCGGCGGGGCTGGTCATGTCCATCCGCACCCGCAACACGCAAAGTGGCGACCGCATTGCATTCCTGGTGCTGGATGATCGTACCGGGCGCATCGAGGTGTCATTGTTCACCGAGGCCTATCGGCAGTACGGCCGGCTGCTGGGCAAGGATCAGCTGGTCGTTGTGGAAGGGGCGCTTGGTTACGATGACTTCAATGATGGCTGGCGCATCAATGCCGAACGGGTGCTCGATATCGGTGATGTGCGCGAAGCGTATGCGCGGCGGCTGGTCATGAAGCTCGGTCATCAGAGACTGGGCAACGGCGCCCTGGATCACCTGCAGCAGACCCTTGCCCCATTCCGTGATGGGCGTTGCCCGGTCTGGCTTGAGTACAGCGGTGACGATGCGGATGCCGTCTTGCGCTTCGGCGAGTCATGGCGGGTACGGCCCACCGATGAACTGCTGCAACGGCTCACGGCTCTCACCGGTGACGGTGCCGTGCGGGTAGAATACTGA
- a CDS encoding DegT/DnrJ/EryC1/StrS family aminotransferase: protein MIPMVDLTAQYDDIRGEIEKGFSEVLDGAQFILGPNVQAFEQECAEYLGARHAVSCASGTDALHLALAAAGVGPGDEVITSPFTFIATAEAIRYVGATPVFVDIDPQSFNIDLELAARAITPRTRAIMPVHLFGQPVDAEACQALACEHNLLMIEDCAQSFGASWRGKQTGTFGIAGCFSFFPSKNLGGYGDGGLVCTESADIAEELRVLRNHGSRERYHHHVIGYNSRLDELQAVILRAKLKRIDRYNNERRRVARTYSEALAELPGITVPAETAGAHHVYHQYTLLLDGDRARVMEALKQAGSASAIYYPIPLHRQEVFLRDYAGVSLPVAESAAERCLSLPIYPELDPARQQTVIDALRTALN, encoded by the coding sequence ATGATTCCGATGGTAGACCTCACCGCCCAGTACGACGATATTCGCGGGGAAATCGAGAAGGGTTTCAGCGAAGTGCTGGATGGCGCCCAGTTCATTCTGGGGCCCAATGTGCAGGCCTTCGAGCAGGAATGCGCCGAGTATCTCGGTGCCCGGCATGCGGTGTCCTGCGCCTCGGGAACGGACGCCCTGCATCTGGCGCTGGCCGCTGCCGGCGTCGGCCCAGGCGACGAAGTGATCACCTCGCCGTTCACCTTCATTGCCACTGCGGAGGCCATTCGCTACGTCGGCGCAACCCCGGTCTTCGTGGACATCGACCCACAGAGCTTCAACATCGACCTTGAACTCGCCGCCCGGGCCATCACCCCGAGAACCCGTGCCATCATGCCGGTCCATCTATTCGGGCAGCCAGTAGACGCCGAGGCCTGCCAGGCGCTTGCCTGCGAGCACAACCTGCTCATGATCGAGGATTGCGCACAATCCTTTGGCGCCAGCTGGCGGGGCAAGCAGACGGGGACTTTCGGCATTGCCGGCTGTTTCAGCTTCTTTCCCAGCAAGAATCTCGGCGGTTACGGTGACGGCGGGCTGGTCTGCACCGAGTCAGCGGACATAGCCGAAGAACTCCGCGTGCTGCGCAATCACGGCAGCCGGGAACGCTATCATCACCATGTGATCGGCTATAACAGTCGACTGGACGAACTCCAGGCCGTCATCCTGCGGGCCAAACTCAAGCGGATCGACCGCTACAACAACGAGCGCCGCCGGGTCGCGCGCACCTACAGCGAAGCCCTGGCGGAGCTACCCGGTATCACCGTGCCGGCAGAGACTGCCGGTGCCCATCACGTTTATCACCAGTACACCCTGCTGCTGGACGGCGATCGCGCCCGTGTAATGGAAGCCCTGAAGCAGGCGGGCAGCGCCAGCGCTATCTATTATCCGATTCCGCTGCATCGTCAGGAGGTGTTCCTCCGGGATTATGCCGGCGTGTCACTGCCGGTGGCGGAATCCGCTGCCGAGCGCTGCCTCTCTCTGCCCATCTATCCGGAGCTCGACCCGGCCAGACAGCAAACCGTGATAGACGCCTTGCGGACAGCGCTGAACTGA
- the tilS gene encoding tRNA lysidine(34) synthetase TilS encodes MARRTLTPDGVLQALRELGADSVVHVGFSGGADSLALLHALSESRGAAPWELRAVHVNHHLQDAADAWEEHCQRVCDALDLPLTVLHVYPAGDANLEARARAARYQAWAELLKPGEALVTAHHQDDQAETLLLRALRGSGVDGLAAIPASRSLGAGRLLRPLLDVPRASLRHYVAEHGLHPVEDPSNACLARDRNFLRHEILPRLQQRWPDAVGVLARLADAAAESRRLGRDLAGVDGLPDGPVLDCTRLWALPGRRRRNLVRAWLQSLSLPPPGRQRLVQGLHDLLHAEPDRRPELRWPGGRIRRYRESLYADDGIDPPPFTAPRPWRGEERLLLPSGVLHTRCSSGAGLRAGVISSGVMVGGYRPGEYCQPVGRPHRPVKKLLQEAGIPPWSREQWPRLRLHGEIIAIPGVCICENHAADSGEPGLELRYEPRD; translated from the coding sequence ATGGCCCGGCGGACTCTCACTCCCGATGGCGTGCTCCAGGCCTTGCGGGAGCTGGGAGCCGATTCGGTGGTGCATGTCGGTTTCAGCGGTGGGGCGGATTCCCTGGCGTTGCTGCATGCCCTCAGCGAATCACGAGGTGCCGCGCCATGGGAGCTTCGTGCCGTTCACGTCAACCACCATCTCCAGGATGCCGCAGACGCATGGGAAGAGCACTGCCAACGGGTCTGTGACGCTCTGGACTTGCCCCTGACCGTCCTCCACGTCTATCCCGCGGGCGATGCAAACCTTGAGGCCCGCGCCCGCGCAGCCCGCTATCAGGCCTGGGCCGAACTACTCAAGCCGGGTGAGGCCCTGGTGACTGCGCACCACCAGGATGACCAGGCGGAAACGCTGTTGTTACGCGCGCTTCGTGGCTCCGGTGTGGATGGTCTCGCGGCCATCCCGGCAAGTCGCAGCCTGGGTGCCGGCCGACTGCTACGCCCCTTGCTGGACGTGCCTCGCGCCAGCCTGCGGCATTACGTGGCGGAGCACGGCCTTCATCCGGTGGAGGACCCGAGCAATGCCTGCCTGGCGCGGGACCGCAATTTCCTCCGCCATGAGATCCTGCCTCGCCTGCAGCAGCGCTGGCCAGATGCCGTCGGTGTACTGGCCAGGCTGGCCGATGCGGCTGCGGAGTCCCGGCGGCTCGGACGGGACCTTGCCGGGGTAGACGGTCTGCCGGATGGCCCGGTGCTGGATTGCACGAGACTCTGGGCCCTGCCGGGGCGGCGGCGGCGAAACCTGGTCCGGGCCTGGCTGCAGTCGCTGTCGCTGCCCCCGCCCGGTCGCCAGCGGCTGGTGCAGGGGCTGCACGATCTGCTCCATGCCGAACCGGACCGCCGGCCAGAACTGCGTTGGCCCGGTGGCCGCATCCGCCGGTATCGCGAGAGCCTCTATGCCGATGACGGCATCGATCCGCCACCATTCACCGCACCGCGCCCCTGGCGTGGGGAGGAACGGCTGCTGTTGCCATCCGGTGTGCTGCACACCCGGTGCAGCAGCGGTGCCGGACTGCGGGCCGGGGTGATCAGCAGCGGCGTTATGGTGGGCGGCTATCGCCCGGGGGAGTACTGTCAGCCCGTGGGCCGACCTCATCGTCCGGTGAAAAAGCTGCTACAGGAGGCGGGTATTCCGCCCTGGTCCCGGGAGCAGTGGCCGCGACTTCGGTTGCACGGTGAGATCATCGCCATTCCCGGCGTCTGCATCTGCGAGAATCATGCAGCAGACTCCGGTGAGCCGGGCTTGGAACTGCGCTACGAACCGCGGGATTGA
- the rnhB gene encoding ribonuclease HII, with product MSETPQALTLVAGADEAGRGPLAGPVVAAAVILDPRNYPPGLADSKKLTPRRREQLAASIREQALSWAIVPCSVSEIDELNILQASLLAMRRAVEGLAHAPAHVLVDGNQCPTGLACPATAVVGGDALEPAISAASILAKTARDAWMLELHQRYPAYGFDRHKGYPTPAHMAALRAHGACPEHRRSFAPVRAILETG from the coding sequence ATGTCTGAAACCCCGCAGGCGTTGACGCTGGTTGCCGGCGCGGATGAGGCTGGACGTGGCCCGTTGGCCGGTCCGGTGGTGGCGGCCGCGGTGATTCTCGACCCGCGAAACTATCCCCCTGGCCTGGCTGATTCGAAGAAGCTCACGCCGCGGCGGCGGGAACAGCTTGCCGCCAGCATCCGGGAGCAGGCATTGAGTTGGGCTATCGTTCCCTGCAGTGTCAGCGAAATCGATGAGCTGAACATACTGCAGGCGTCCTTGCTTGCGATGCGGCGGGCGGTGGAAGGTCTGGCGCACGCCCCAGCCCATGTCCTGGTGGACGGCAACCAGTGTCCCACCGGACTGGCCTGTCCGGCCACCGCCGTCGTCGGGGGCGACGCACTGGAGCCGGCGATCAGTGCCGCTTCGATCCTCGCCAAAACGGCTCGTGATGCCTGGATGCTGGAGCTGCACCAGCGCTATCCCGCCTATGGCTTTGATCGACACAAGGGCTATCCGACGCCCGCCCACATGGCCGCCTTGCGTGCCCATGGGGCCTGTCCCGAGCACCGGCGCTCCTTCGCACCGGTGCGGGCTATCCTGGAGACCGGCTGA
- the lpxB gene encoding lipid-A-disaccharide synthase codes for MADMPERRSLRVGIIAGEVSGDYLGAGLMRELQALEPEIQFEGIGGERMLEQGMTSHHPMESLSVMGLFEVLKHLPGLLRIRADLVQRFLQNPPDVFIGIDAPDFNLGVESRLKAAGIPTVHYVSPTVWAWRQGRVKTIRRAVDLLLSIFPFEVEFFQRHAVPVTFVGHPLADEIPLEPDQIAARQALEIVVEPDGMLVALLPGSRMSEVTKLGPVFLQTARWLQERQPGLVFVIPCATDRIRQAMEEQLAAEPGLDNVHLYRGQSRLCMEASNAVLLASGTATLEAMLYKRPMVAAYRVSGMTAWLARRLVKVPHFAMPNLIAGRHLIEEFAQEQAVPEQLGPAMLRLLEQSETRADLRQAFADMHRQLRLDASRQAALAVHQLLLSARKLPA; via the coding sequence ATGGCCGACATGCCAGAACGCCGTAGCCTGCGTGTGGGCATCATTGCCGGTGAGGTCTCCGGCGACTACCTGGGTGCCGGTCTGATGCGGGAGCTGCAGGCCCTGGAGCCAGAGATCCAGTTCGAGGGCATCGGTGGCGAACGCATGCTCGAGCAGGGCATGACATCTCACCATCCCATGGAATCCCTGTCCGTCATGGGACTGTTCGAGGTGCTGAAGCACCTGCCGGGGCTCTTGCGGATTCGGGCGGATCTGGTCCAGCGCTTTCTGCAGAACCCACCGGATGTGTTCATCGGAATCGATGCGCCGGACTTCAACCTGGGGGTGGAAAGCCGCCTCAAGGCGGCGGGCATTCCCACCGTGCACTACGTAAGCCCCACGGTCTGGGCGTGGCGGCAGGGACGGGTCAAGACCATTCGCAGGGCAGTGGACCTGCTGCTCAGTATTTTTCCCTTCGAGGTCGAATTCTTCCAGCGCCATGCCGTTCCCGTCACGTTCGTGGGTCACCCGCTGGCTGACGAGATTCCGCTGGAGCCTGACCAGATTGCCGCGCGGCAGGCGCTAGAGATCGTGGTGGAGCCCGACGGGATGTTGGTAGCCTTACTACCCGGCAGCCGCATGAGCGAAGTGACGAAGCTGGGGCCCGTATTCCTGCAAACCGCTCGCTGGTTGCAGGAGCGGCAACCCGGACTTGTCTTCGTCATACCTTGTGCGACAGACCGTATTCGGCAGGCGATGGAAGAACAGCTCGCCGCCGAGCCCGGGCTGGACAACGTGCACTTGTATCGTGGCCAGAGCCGGTTGTGCATGGAAGCCAGCAACGCAGTGCTACTGGCGTCCGGCACAGCCACGCTGGAGGCGATGCTGTACAAACGGCCTATGGTGGCCGCCTATCGTGTTTCGGGCATGACTGCATGGTTGGCCAGGCGCCTGGTCAAGGTGCCGCACTTCGCCATGCCCAATCTCATTGCCGGCCGCCACCTGATCGAAGAGTTTGCACAGGAGCAGGCTGTGCCGGAACAGTTGGGTCCTGCCATGCTGCGGTTGCTGGAGCAATCTGAGACTCGCGCCGACCTGCGCCAGGCTTTTGCGGATATGCATCGGCAATTGCGACTTGACGCCAGTCGGCAGGCTGCCCTTGCAGTTCACCAACTCCTGCTGTCGGCCCGGAAACTGCCGGCATGA
- the accA gene encoding acetyl-CoA carboxylase carboxyl transferase subunit alpha produces the protein MNPNFLEFERPIAELEAKIEELRYVGDDNDLNISEEIQRLRAKSVSLTEQIFSNLTSWQIAQLARHPQRPYTLDYVKEMFTEFEELHGDRSYADDPAIVGGVGRLEGRPVMVIGHQKGRDTREKVRRNFGMPRPEGYRKALRLMQTAERFRMPVLTFIDTPGAYPGVGAEERGQSEAIARNLQEMACLRTPIICTVVGEGGSGGALAIGVGDRLLMLGYSTYSVISPEGCASILWKSAERAQDAAEAMGITARRLKELELIDLVVDEPLGGAHRNAAAMAENLKSRLLEQLQAVEQEDLETMLERRYQRLMAVGNFKE, from the coding sequence ATGAATCCGAATTTTCTAGAGTTCGAGAGGCCCATAGCGGAACTGGAAGCGAAGATCGAAGAGCTTCGCTATGTGGGCGATGACAATGATCTGAACATCAGCGAGGAGATCCAGCGGCTCCGCGCGAAGAGCGTGAGCCTGACTGAACAGATCTTCTCCAATCTGACGTCATGGCAGATTGCGCAATTGGCGCGCCACCCTCAGCGGCCCTATACGCTGGATTACGTCAAGGAGATGTTCACCGAATTCGAGGAGTTGCATGGCGATCGCAGCTATGCGGATGACCCGGCCATCGTTGGCGGCGTAGGTCGTCTTGAAGGTCGCCCCGTGATGGTGATTGGTCACCAGAAAGGCCGGGATACCCGGGAGAAGGTGCGCCGCAATTTCGGCATGCCCCGTCCCGAGGGCTATCGCAAGGCCTTGCGCCTCATGCAGACCGCCGAGCGCTTCCGGATGCCGGTGCTCACCTTCATCGATACCCCGGGTGCCTATCCCGGGGTTGGTGCCGAGGAGCGGGGGCAAAGCGAGGCTATCGCCCGCAACCTGCAGGAAATGGCCTGCCTGCGTACCCCCATCATCTGTACAGTGGTGGGAGAAGGCGGATCCGGTGGGGCTCTGGCCATTGGTGTGGGCGATCGCCTGCTCATGCTTGGCTACAGCACCTACTCGGTGATCTCGCCGGAGGGCTGCGCATCGATACTCTGGAAGAGCGCTGAACGCGCACAGGACGCCGCCGAAGCCATGGGCATCACGGCGCGTCGCCTCAAGGAGCTGGAGCTGATTGACCTGGTCGTGGATGAGCCGCTGGGTGGCGCCCATCGCAATGCGGCCGCCATGGCCGAGAACTTGAAGTCCCGCCTGCTCGAGCAACTGCAGGCGGTGGAGCAGGAAGATCTCGAAACCATGCTAGAAAGGCGTTATCAACGCCTGATGGCCGTGGGCAACTTCAAGGAATAG
- a CDS encoding Gfo/Idh/MocA family protein, protein MSRLRTAVIGAGYLGRFHAQKYAALPDSELVAVVDTDLERAREVADEVGCEALSSHTALNGKVDAVSIVVPTQAHHRVALDMLHSGSHVLVEKPMTVTLAEADELIAAARDADLRLQVGHLERFNPAVQALVGMVSTPMFIESHRLAPFNPRGADVSVVLDLMIHDIDIILNLVGQPLRRIDANGVPVISDDIDIANARLQFENGCVANVTASRVSLKSERKMRLFQHSSYIALDFQNRSLDVRRTSGPIGGGQIPEIQSDKQAFPSGDAILAEIEAFLNSIRHGIRPVVSGEDGRQALATAIEITRQLSEHPLPGQTQTAGDCHNDEADNR, encoded by the coding sequence ATGAGTCGACTGCGTACCGCAGTGATCGGTGCCGGTTACCTGGGCCGATTTCACGCCCAGAAATACGCCGCACTACCCGACTCCGAACTGGTAGCCGTTGTAGACACAGACCTGGAGCGCGCCCGGGAGGTGGCCGATGAAGTCGGTTGTGAGGCCCTGTCCAGCCATACCGCTCTCAACGGAAAAGTGGATGCGGTGAGCATCGTGGTGCCCACCCAGGCCCATCACAGGGTGGCCCTGGACATGCTACACAGCGGCAGCCATGTGCTGGTGGAAAAGCCGATGACCGTCACCCTCGCCGAGGCCGACGAGCTGATAGCGGCTGCGCGGGATGCGGATCTGCGCCTGCAGGTGGGCCACCTGGAACGGTTCAATCCCGCCGTACAGGCCCTGGTTGGCATGGTCAGCACACCCATGTTCATCGAGTCTCACCGGCTGGCCCCGTTCAACCCCCGCGGCGCCGACGTCAGTGTGGTGCTGGATCTCATGATCCACGACATCGACATCATCCTGAACCTGGTGGGGCAACCTCTGCGGCGCATCGATGCCAACGGCGTCCCGGTCATCTCCGACGATATCGACATTGCCAACGCCCGGCTGCAGTTTGAAAACGGCTGTGTCGCCAATGTCACGGCGAGCAGGGTCAGCCTGAAGAGCGAGCGCAAGATGCGGCTGTTTCAGCACAGCAGCTACATCGCCCTGGATTTCCAGAATCGAAGCCTGGACGTCCGGCGCACGTCCGGACCCATCGGTGGCGGCCAGATCCCGGAGATCCAGAGTGACAAACAGGCGTTCCCCAGCGGCGACGCGATCCTCGCCGAAATCGAGGCATTCCTGAACAGCATTCGCCACGGCATCCGACCGGTGGTGAGCGGTGAAGATGGGCGGCAGGCTCTTGCAACCGCCATCGAAATCACACGCCAACTAAGCGAACATCCCTTGCCCGGCCAGACACAGACGGCCGGCGATTGCCATAACGACGAGGCCGATAACCGATGA
- the lpxA gene encoding acyl-ACP--UDP-N-acetylglucosamine O-acyltransferase, translating into MIHATASVHPDATLGRNVSVGAYAYIGPAVEVGDGCRVGHHAVLEGPLRIGADNDIGPHAVLGMGPQDLGYQGEPTELRIGDRNVIREFVTIHRATVKADRVTEVGNDNMLMAYCHVGHDCKVGNHIVMANGATLAGHVVVHDHVNIAGLCAIHQFARIGAYAMLGGGTMAPMDITPYAMVSGNHARLFGLNRRGLQRHGFDKEAVTRIRKAYRILFQSGLRLETALKTIEADPELSDDSIRYLLTFIRGSKRGITR; encoded by the coding sequence ATGATCCATGCAACAGCAAGCGTCCATCCGGACGCCACACTCGGTCGCAACGTTTCCGTGGGAGCCTACGCCTACATCGGCCCCGCCGTCGAGGTGGGCGACGGCTGCCGGGTTGGCCACCACGCCGTCCTCGAGGGGCCCCTGCGCATCGGTGCGGATAACGACATCGGCCCCCATGCGGTGCTGGGCATGGGCCCCCAGGACCTGGGCTACCAGGGCGAGCCCACCGAGTTGCGGATCGGCGATCGCAACGTGATCCGGGAGTTCGTGACCATCCATCGCGCCACCGTCAAGGCAGATCGGGTCACCGAGGTGGGCAACGACAACATGCTGATGGCCTACTGTCATGTCGGCCATGACTGCAAGGTGGGCAATCACATTGTCATGGCCAACGGGGCGACCCTTGCCGGCCACGTGGTTGTACATGACCACGTGAATATCGCCGGGCTCTGCGCTATCCATCAGTTCGCACGCATCGGCGCCTACGCCATGCTCGGCGGCGGCACCATGGCTCCCATGGATATCACACCCTACGCCATGGTGTCGGGCAATCATGCCCGGCTCTTCGGCCTCAATCGCCGCGGGCTGCAACGCCACGGCTTCGACAAGGAAGCCGTCACCCGAATCCGGAAGGCCTACCGGATCCTGTTTCAGTCGGGGCTCCGCCTGGAGACAGCGCTGAAGACCATCGAGGCGGACCCGGAGTTGTCTGATGACTCCATCCGCTATCTGCTGACGTTCATCCGAGGATCAAAAAGGGGAATCACCCGATGA